The sequence below is a genomic window from Plasmodium coatneyi strain Hackeri chromosome 13, complete sequence.
atatttattgGGGAAATGGGGGGGGCGATAGTGGTCAAATAATGTTTTATTTAACCTTTTGTTTATTGATTTAATCCTTACACTTGTTTCAAAGCACAAGAAATAATTCCGTGCTtgattaaaaaagaaaaaaattcttagtACTCTCTCACAATATATTTGCTTTTATCCCAATTAAGAACAAAAACACGAAAGGTGTACTAAAATGATGATTATTTATGAAACAGATTAACCACATGCAAGTATCACTGGAAGTATAATTCTATCAATACAGCTAAGGGTAAAATTAAAGTGTATTcgcttttattttaaaaaaattacatggaaaaaagagaaaataatataataaaatgaaatacgcaaaaaaaaaaaaaaaaagaagtataaaatatatgatatTTCAGAGTGATCGCAGTACTACTGTTTCCATGAAGTTACACTCACACAAATGCTAACATTAAAATGTAAGTTTTTTAAGTAACAGTTTCTTACAGATAAATTATGTATAAACGTGTGgaataaattttctttaatttaaaaCTTAACACGCTTTCGTACGAAcgataataaaatatatcaaATATTGTTCTGTAACAATTCTGTTAAGTTGAACAAagcttttatatttttgcatattaatataaatttatccTGTTTTcagtttgtaatttttttggcaaaaaatttaaaatgcaGCAATTGCAAAACAGATGTTCGCGTggtataaaataatatatgggGGGCGTGTTTCACATTCCcgcatacgtatgtatacacgtatacacaataaaaaaaaatcacatgGCATGTGTTAAAGTGTGCAGCAAAATGCACGCagtataaatgaaaaaggtcctacataaatgtataaattatggatgtataaatatatatatatgtacatgtatactTACGTATAAATTCGCAAACGTGAATAAAATACTCTGAGTCAGAATATAAActgtcataaaaaaaaagattataAATgtgagtgaaggaaaaaagcgaTATTTGTGAAGGCGCGCAGTTAATGCGACagaggaaaacaaatttgtttaaatatgctaaaaattatttccataaAATTGAATATTGGTTATAAAGCATGCACTCGCGCGTTGTGCTACTTTGCGATTGTGCAATTTACGACTGCGCGACTGTGCGATTACACGTGAGGTGTTAGGTAAAAATTAACGTAACGTAATAATTATAGTAAAATTcgtttaaacaaaaaattatgtcttggaaaattttttttttccaatttaaaaaattaaaaatgaggaaaaaattaaccattGATATTGGGCACATGAATTTTTGagtatataaatttaatacatatatgtaattactacacaaaaagaaaaaaaaaaatatattttttttttgtttaaaaatgagCTGTGgtgtgtttttaaaaatgcttcatataaaagaaagatcaaaattatatataattatgtttGGCGTTATTTTTACGCATCAGTTTTGCCTAGTAACGAAGTGTATAATGAAGCAAttccaaaggggggaaaactTTAAACGATAAAACAAAGTCGCAATTGCGGCAGAAAGGTCTTAATTTTACCgttaattaaatttttatgttttaattGGTATGTTATACATTTGTGGTGACCCATGCGGAAATGACTCTTTTAAATGAAATGTgtttttatgtgtaaaatttAAACGCACGGGGGGGAAATGCACACGAATCGAGCGATTTGTGATTTAATATGAAGAATTAATCGTATACGTATAAACGCGCGCATGCATAAATGGAGGTATGATTTATCATGAAGCTGTTTATGATTTCCCGTACGAGGAAATTACATATTATggataaattatttttcaaaaaattaaatggcAAACGTTTTGAGAAAATGCAAATTGGACATGTATGTAATTAATTGCGCATCATTGATTTGGAGAAGCAAATGAAAGGGTTAGCAGTTCGCACAGTCATCAATTTTGCAAACAAAGGAGGAGCAGTCGCTCGTTATTTGTGTGATATGTTTTGAAGTATATTACACAATtctatgtgtatacataaatatgtgcatatactgGACGAGGGAATTCATGACGATTTGcgttttttgtttaaatttttttttgcgttttttatGTACCCCTCGAATGTTTTTTCggaagataaaaatattgttcataATTGAGGCACTGGATTAAAATTTGTTGCGCCGTGTAGATGACGTTTTAATGATATagacatgtatatatgtacaatgtGTAGGTCcattggatttttttttttctttttaaagtcCAAACGAATGGAAAGAGAGAGCAATTCGCAAAAAGGATGACCTAACCACATGTTGAGATAAGGGGCAGAAGCGTTAAATTGAGGTTGCCAaattaatcattttttttttatttttagtatgtgcaaaaataattatttggGGCAGTTATTCCTTTTACATAGGCCTGTAAAGGACTGTACACGGGAAGTTGTGGCTTCACAAAAGTTGCTTTTTTCAGAGCATACAATTAATGCATGTCGTTCACGTTACTTGTGCGAAACGTGCGTCATATACAATTTTTAGTCCACATTTCAAAAAGAATAATTAGTAATACACGGAAAGTTGTCATAAAAGGAGCGTGGTTAGTGATTAAATGTACGTGTATGCAAAGTAAATTCATATAACTCATGCGTTTTATGATAAATTTTCGTCCAGAAAATTTACCAAAGGTATATTCGCCAAAGGTAACGATATTGAAGGATCTCCCATATggagaaatatttaaaacgttttgaaatgaaaatttttttcgtttatttttgCTAACAAATGTGTTCACTATTTTAATTGTTTTATGTGGGAACGTTTGCACATAAAGAAAATTGGGGGTTACCAAGTGTTTTTATAAAACACATGCGTTTGAAATTTATGATCTTTCCGCGATGATGATATAATATCCACTGTATATGCCTTTtcgcatttattttttaaaaatacatattaAGGGCGTTATTTCTGTTAAGAAAATAATTCTTATGTTCTAGTAGTCTCCTACAGCGCGGGCAAAACATTgggttaaaagaaaagaagaaaaacgtgCATATTACTTCTCACACCTTTTCTGTAAAGTACTTACTGACTTGTAATGAGTGAAGTGACCTTGAAGAATTGCATGAGCAAATAGCGATATATGTGTTTTATTCCTACTTTTgcgaatgtgtgtacattcttttttaaacatcACTAAGACATTACATTTGGGGGACGCgtacaaaaattaatttttaagcGCTGCAAAGGGGTTTGTTGCACAGCGCATGGTTTTACACTACTGTTTCGTTAACAAAGAGAAACAAAATAGCTTCTTTCGTAATTTCCAAGGTGAGACCAGCCACAGAAATGAGAACGTTAAACTgtttgttttcttcatttttatatataaatggttAAAGCATTCACGTgagcattttaaaattgtgtaTTTAGtgtttttttgaaaaataaaaaaaagcttaACACTTGAAAATTATCCGTAAATGTAACTCAgcatttacaaaaatatgaatggaTTCCGCATAATAGGGTTCGAGTAACGACATgcaaagcggaaaaaaaaaaaaaagaaataaagagcAAGGCACATAATATAAAGGCAACTTTCGCATTCAACCGTTTCGATGTTATTTGTAAGAAATGTggttttaattttatttgcgaaagtgtatatgtattttataatttaattttgcttattttttcgtaGAGCAATACCTTCAAATGGGATGCTGCAACATGTAAGCATCAAGACTATTAAAACAGATTATTGCATTCATTTTGGTGTGTTCattctgcgtttttttttttttttttttttaatccttaTGAAAGACGCACTTAttaaaaagtggaagtaattaaattaatttgATTAAACTTTTTTAAGTTGATTTACCTGAATAGCAAAGGCATGTTGCTATGTGGTGTGTTTTAAATTTTGAGCTATGCGGCTGAGTTATATGATTTCTGAAAAAAGTATCATGTATGTGGTTCCATTTATCGTTATGCGATAAACGCGTATTTTATAAGAGATTAATCCTCTCTTGCTCCGGTCCAATGTGGTTTCAGTATATATGTCACTTAATACGGTCCCATGGCAGCTCAGCCTGTGGAGTAGGTCGCCGTTATAGAAGCATACCATTATTGGGCATTGTAAATTTAGACATATTTCCCCGTTCCACAATTTTAGTCACAAACTTGGAAAAATGATCAAAATGGTAAATTTTCACATAGGAGGGTGAATAAGTAAAAGGATAAGTTTAAGTGAATATAAAATCAAACATAGCATAGCGGCAACCGAcgttgttccctttttcccacgcattgtacacatgcacatgcatgTCGAAACTGCTGGTTAGAAGAATGCAAACGTAGAAATTGAAATGTTATTGCGCTCTAATACATGGTGAACAATacgcattttaaaaatggcaagtggttttgaaaaatattacgTGCATGCAGGAGGTTTTATAAAGGTAATGCAGAAATATAAGCCGAATTGATAAGAACTTTTAAAccagaacagaaaaaaaggaaaaatgtatttttaaTAGAATGTATTTTGTTgcatccttttctttttgtttaaatgtatgtgtaacggaaaaatgtgaataactATTTCGATTTCAATTCTTCTGTCATTACAacgttcattcatttttgtgaacTTGCATTTTGATCACTAGTTGTGTTCTGATTTTTTCACGTtgcttaaaatttttcctttttttaatctttatattttaaagCATTATAACCGGAACTGCAGCTTCATTCAGTTTTGTCAAGGTTGtttttatatgttcatttaaatttttgttaTCACTTTGTGAATTAGTGCCTTCtttccattattatttcgaatgacacatttttgtacataAATACAACATCGATGGGTTTTGTGtatttgaaattttaaattatttctaAGGTTCAAGTTTTTATAAGCCATTGTATTCACGTAATAAGAGAAAATATTAGCGTAAACCGTTGTATTTGtcaagttaaaaaaaaaaaaaagtggcagtGAAAGGAGTTTCCTACAAGCTTTTGTTCTATCTTTCGCAAAAGGATAAGAAACGAATTTTGTGCATATCAGTGacacaaaaaattgaaagaaaaactTCCATATAccaaaattatatatttcatgTATGTAGGACTCTTCTTACCtagaagaaagaaacaatATTTAGCTTAATTTTtgatttattcttttatgtCCGCTTAGGGGGCAAATACTGCTGTACACAAACAGAATAATCAAAGTGTGCAATCATATACGTGATACCATGAAGATAATTAAAGTGTATAGATCTATTTGTATTTTACtaataatatatttgtcAGGAATAATTTTGCAGAGCCTAAATTCGTTTGATACTATATTGCATATTTCTTTAGATAGCCGAAATGAATATATGTCTGGAACAAATGGGAGAAAACTTGCACAAAGAAATCCTTCAAGGGAAGCATTAAAACGTCCTTATAATTGCGCACTTACGGAGGATGAACTTCATAGACTTTATCACATAATACATGTAGAATCAATGACTGCAGGTGATATATTAACTGCCATAATTTTACATTTGGACGAAGAAACAGATCATGTAAATGTTGAAGAATTAATTAGGAACAAGCTACTTCGGCGTTTACGGATGGAAATGCCAAATTTCCCCTTAAAGATAAGAGTAACTATGCAGGCTAGATTAACTCAATTCGTGGAAGAAGTAATGGAAATGAGTCCGTTACGTCAAGATATAATTTTGCAGAAGTTAGAAGCCTATAACGTGGAATTGGACCAAAGTGTAGAAGCACTGCGGTATGTTGCAGGACAAGATACAGAAGAGGAAATGTATGAATTTATAAATGATTTGTCTTTTTTAAGAGAATCACTAGAAGTTCTATTGAGAAGTAATGGTATTGTAGTAAGTGATGATACATTAACCACAATGGTGCTTCGAATAAGGAGAAGAATTTTGGACATTCTTAAACATCATCATGGTATGCCATCCCGTGCGAATAGTAactgaaaaagggaagattgACGCGATCTGTTGTGTACCCCGCAATTCCCCATAATTTGGAAAACAATTACATTTGTTATTACTGTGACCTGCACGACATTTCTAAGCAAACTGTACTAAAGAATTGGTAACtaattattcaaaaaaaggggcacttGGGGAAGACGCGTATATCTGGTTTGTATTATAAATGCAGGGGAGTTATTTGGCACTCCCCAGGTAAGTAACTTAtgttaacaaatatatagCACACTATATTAATGTTACAGAATCAGATTAGCATATAAGATGTAAGAAGTAGAAAGGAATGGTATAGAGAAGCTGGTATGGTCACCAATGTCTGATAAGCTGTGCGCTACATTGGAAATGGTAACGCCCTTAAATTGTTTGCACTAAACGGAAGTGTACATGCTTAAACGTATAGGACTCATTGAAGAGAACACGATTAATCGAATCAAGAGTGATAAGGGAATCTCCGAATTTTTAGGCAGCTACAGATTATTAGCAGAGTCCGAAGTGAACTTCGATAACTTATTCGATTTATATAGGAgaaactttttaaataaaatgggaTATACTGATGAAGACGCGGAAAGAATCAGAACAACAGTGGAGTCACATTTAGATCAGGCGAAAAGTATAGACATAGATCGAAGACGCAACGAAAAATCAGTAGTTTTCGAGCATATTATAAAACGTGATAGTAACAATAGCATTTCAAagttttttaacaatttcaGAGTATTATCTTCTCCCTATTTTCTTGCCGtatgttcattcatattaTTTTCTAATGGGTATTACAGGTTGTTTTTAGCTCTAGTGGGCATACtgatttttaaatttgtaaatttcttttGGGATTTAAAATATATCTGTGGAGGAATGGCGCATAATGTGTAATGTAGTGTGAAGATTTTTTGTAGGGGGTTGTTTTACTCATTTTAGAATTGTAATAGAATGGGTGCACTCTTATCTAGGTGAAGGGACGCATCATGGAGTctaataaaaggaaaaattatactTTTTGACCTTTTAGAAAACCATATATAGCACAATTTAAATAACCTGGAAGTCTagttatttaaaatgtgacATCAGTAGGGAAGAATAAGAAAGACATATTCATTGATGCCTAAAGAACTATATTAACATGTGTCTCGTTCAAGCAGTGAAACTAGTTGTCGTAGTAAGGGAATCGTCCTCCCATGATaaaggtgagaaaaaaaattgtaaattgaagagttttaaaaagtttaggAATCATATTattgttgtaaaaaaagtaattatCTGTAGAccaaaggaaagaaaaccTTCTTCCTATCTCTTATTCTTACTATAACGAATTTTACCTCCATTGTAGGTACACCCATTTCTTCCCCCGCAGGTTTAACACAATAATCTTAGTAGTAGAATTGATGAAAAAGCCGAAGGAATAGGAAacaattttccccttatatGTTTCCATAACACAAACATTAGGGGTCTGTACGTAAGTGCTCCCAAACCGCTGCTGAAAGTTGTGCCTATAATTTTAcaacaaaggaaggaatcGTCTAAGAACCAATTAATTAATTCTTAATgacattcttatttttataaattgaGAAAGCACATTTAAATGgatatgaaggaaaatatactGTTTATTATTGTATTAATAATCATGAATTAAAGAAGGTTATGATTATTATAAAAGTACACATTTGTAAATGTGTttcattattaaaaaatatatcagtATACCTTTAGTCACGCATACAATTAAATACATGAAATTAAGAATTAATTACCCAAAACACCCATCGGTGCccgtaaaaggaaaaataatattatggcgatatatgaaaataaaataactatACGTATAATAACTAATGaaattttgtaataaatgaatatcaatggAAAATCTGAttttatcatatatatatatatatatatatattattcataatacatgaaaaatttttttaatattataattacaatattttcttcaattcATACATTAGTAAAAGCCATattttggaaatattttataattgaAAAAGTCGAAAAACTACAGAATTTTCATATCATAATTAGACTTaatgtttattttataattgaatagtttctcctttttttctatagtttaaaattatatttcaCAGAGAAATTTATCCCATTCTGCCTCGGTTAGGCGTTTTCCAGAAAATGTTGTACACATTGAATTAATCGTAGAACGTTGAACACTTTCCCATTTACTCCAGGTTACCTGTTCTTGTTTTatacattctttttctttaaggaGAAACCATTCCATgagttcttttctttgtttatcTATATTAGGATTGGCATGGTACCATCGTCGAGACTTGACCAAATTTACCAATTCAGGTGTTGCCATACGTTCATACGATTTACAACGATAACCCCCTTCGTTCATTTTCCAGTGATACATTAACCATCCTTTGATTTTCTTGCTTTTAAATAGTCccatatttttaacaaaaatgttaaagaAATCGGAATGTTTTTCGTCCAaccatttttccaattttaaaTCAATTTCGGATTTTACTTTTTCGTtaaaccattttttccatgtatCGTTGTTCCAATCTAGTTTTCTTGAAGCATCAGGATGACTTCCTGTTGTTGAGATTCCACTGTATTTCATCCATTTACTTAAAATTACGTTAACCCATTTAGaaaattctttatttttttcttcgatcCAGTTTTCTCTTGCATCAAATAACTTCAATTCTAATTTTACCCATTCATCTTCTAAGCTTTGCAAGAATGTGTTCAAATCTGCATATTTTGATTCGTCCATTATGTCCTGTTCGACTTTTAATGCATGCCCTGCGGTTTCATGTTCTACTTGCAACTCCTCATCAGaatattcttcttcgtcaCATTCGTAGGGTCCTTCGTCATATTCATAAGTTTCATAGGGGTTCCCATAGGTTTTGTAGGGGTGATAGCCTTCGTATGGGTCCCCATAAGCTTCATATGGGTCCTCATAGCCTTCTTCGGGGTTTCCATAGGCTTCTTCGGGGTCTTCATAAGCTTCATATGGGTCTTCATAATCTTCATATGGGTCTTCATAATCTTCATATGGGTCCTCATAGCCTTCATATGGGTCTTCATAGCCTTTATATGGATATCCACCTTGTGATAATTCCATTTCCTCTAATTCAAGCTCCTCTTCTGATGGACCGTGTTGTTTGTTCATGGCTAAGTTCCTAGCAACTCGATTGCCTACTTGTACGATGGCAGCACCGTTTTGTTTTGCAAAATCATGCTGGTGCTGCAAAGTAGAAGgacaaagggaagggaaaaggtgcatttaaagaaaagagaagaaaaaaaaagcaggaaaaaaaaaaagtaaaagcaGTAAATATGCATGTAATAGTATATACAATAACATACTATGCGTATGGCACGTATAAAACACTTGCGACATCATGGTGATGCGCATCTATATTATTGAGcatcccttcttctttatgcGTAGAATTTAcctttagaaaaatataagcagCAACAAAGAAGAGCATAGCGGTTCTCTTAGTGAAGAACGATCCTGGTTCTTTCTTCTCATGGGTactattttcttcattagtGGCTGAAACTGTTTTGCCATTGCGGCGTTCTTTACAACTTTGGGATGGCAACGCTCCTGATGATGCGGAgctgattattttttttgagtgtaCCATGTTGTTATagattttatatatgcaaaaaggAGGTATTTGTGAGTATTTTaaattgaaataaaataCGGGTACAAtttaggaacaaattatatgaagaagcaatataaaaataaaatatgtcaGTCCGAAgtaaattaaaacaaaaagtaaggtacaatttaaaaaggggaataataatagtatgaaggaaaataatacaaaattttatatcaATTcgacattttctttttttattctaaaaaaaatatttattgtaatataggaaaaagaagtgtcTTCCAGTAGAATggttctcttttcttttttttcataatataatattttttcaatagtagatgaaaaaaaaaaaaaaattaaaatcaaGTCTATCTGTTCGacggtttctttttttttctttttaaaaaatatatttttctatgtagtagatggaaaaaaatattttttgccgacaattattataaattaaaatttaacGGACCataacaattaaaaaaaaattttatgtccaaaagaaaaaaaaaaaaaaaaagg
It includes:
- a CDS encoding Blood-stage membrane protein; the protein is MVHSKKIISSASSGALPSQSCKERRNGKTVSATNEENSTHEKKEPGSFFTKRTAMLFFVAAYIFLKHQHDFAKQNGAAIVQVGNRVARNLAMNKQHGPSEEELELEEMELSQGGYPYKGYEDPYEGYEDPYEDYEDPYEDYEDPYEAYEDPEEAYGNPEEGYEDPYEAYGDPYEGYHPYKTYGNPYETYEYDEGPYECDEEEYSDEELQVEHETAGHALKVEQDIMDESKYADLNTFLQSLEDEWVKLELKLFDARENWIEEKNKEFSKWVNVILSKWMKYSGISTTGSHPDASRKLDWNNDTWKKWFNEKVKSEIDLKLEKWLDEKHSDFFNIFVKNMGLFKSKKIKGWLMYHWKMNEGGYRCKSYERMATPELVNLVKSRRWYHANPNIDKQRKELMEWFLLKEKECIKQEQVTWSKWESVQRSTINSMCTTFSGKRLTEAEWDKFLCEI